In the Bacillus sp. HSf4 genome, TTGGGGAAATCTCAATCAGTCTTTTTGTTTCCTCGCCGACGGTTACGCCTGTGCCGGTCAGAACGTTCAGCTATATTGATCAGACCTTCGATCCGAGCGTGAATGCCATCTCTGTCATCTTTATCGTGATCTCCGTTGTTGCGCTGATCATCATCGAGCGGACGATCGGTCTTTCCAAAACCATATAAGGACATGAAGACAAGCAGACTGCTTGTCTTTTGTTGTTTTGAAAGGATTGACAAACCGTTTTCAACGGAGTAGTATTTATAAATACTAGTAGTATTAAAAAACACCACTTTAGGAGGAGCGGACATGATTGAAGAATTAAAGCAGCTCGGGCTTTCCGAATTAGAGGCGCGCTGTTACATCACATTGCATGAACAATCGGGCATGACGGGGTATGAAGTCGCCAAAAGGGTATCAACCTCAAGATCAAATGTATATGCTGCATTGAGGGGGCTTGTGGATAAAGGGATATGCCGTGTCACCAAAGGAGAAACGGACCGTTACGATGCTGTCCCGATTCAGCAGGTTGTTACATATTTGCAGGCGGAGTTTGCAAAAACATCGAGCATTCTGATCAAGCAATTGAATACGCCGCCGGAACCAGCCCCTTCGTTTTATCACTGGGAGGGGGATAAACGATTGAATACAGCGATTAAAAGGCTGATTGCCAATGCGAAAAAAACGCTTGTCGTCGATATTTGGGCGGAGAACCTGCACCGGATTGAAGATGAGTTGTTAGCCGCGGAACAGCGCGGGGTCACGGTTATTTTGATCAGTTTGGGCGAATGTGAAACCGAACTTCAAAACGTTTTTATCCATAAACGCAAAGATATTGAGCGGTCATGGCCGCGGTACGGCGCCAAAAAGGTCTCCGTGCTGGCCGACAGCAAGGAAGCAATTGTCGGCAGCCTCGACGGCCAGATGAAGCCGTCTGCCATAGAGACGAATCACCCTTCTGTGATTGAGCTGTTGAAGAATGCCTTCTTTGATGATCTGGTGATGATGCACATTGAAAATGACTTCGGTGCTGAAATAACCGGGAAATACGGCAAAGATTTTCAATCATTAATCGATTATTATGCAAAAGAAAAAGGCTGGGATATCTAATTTAGAGAGGTGAAATGAATGAACAAACGAAACTACGGAATGATGACCTTTGTGCTCTTTTGGACCGGGTTTGCGGTGATGTGCAGCTTATATGTGACAATTCCGTTAACACCTGTATTCATGAGGGAATTTGGTTTATCAGCGGATGATGCGGCTTGGACCGGCAGTATCTTTTCCATCTTTTTTGCGCTCGGCTGCTTAGTGTACGGACCTGTTTCCGATCGCTTCGGCCGCAAACAAGTGATTGTGGCAGGCCTTGTTTTTTTAACGGTTTTTACAGTGTTGATCGGCTTTGCGGACAGCTTGCCCGCCATTATATTGTTTCGCGCTTTACAGGGAGCTGCTGCCGCGTCTTTTTCACCGGTGGCCCTCGCATATGCTGGAGAAATGTTTCCTCAAGAAAAGCGGGGAACGGCGATTGGTTTTATTAGTACGGGTTTTTTGCTGGCGGGGATTGGCGGCCAAGTTATCGCAAGCTTTATTAGCGAGGTTTGGAATTGGAACGCCGTGTTTTGGCTGATGTCTGCCGTTTATCTGCTGACAATGTGGTTCAACATGTTGCTTTTGCCGAAAGGAGATGTGAAGCAAAAGAGCGGGCATATGTTTTCTTCCTTCAGCCGCATGGGGGATGTGCTTCACAGCCGGTCTTTGCTGATTGGCTATGTGGTCACAATCACCGTTCTCTTTACATTTGTCGGCATGTATTCAGCACTTGGATTTGTTTTGACCCATTCGCCATATGCCCTTTCCAGCGGACAGATTTTATTTGTCCGTTCAGCGGGTATCCTTGGCATGGCCTGTTCACCGATCGCCGGGCGATTGATCAGCAAGCATGGGAGTCTGTCGGTTTTGCGGACCGGTTTAATCATTGCTGCGGCGGGTTTGCTTTTGATGAGTGTCAGCGGCGGATTGACGGTTCTCGTCGTGATGAGCGTGGTGTTTGTGCTTGGCATTGCAATTGCCGTGCCGTCCCTGATTTCTTTGATCGGCCAGCTTGGCGGAGAGATGAGGGGCCTTGCCGTCTCGCTTTATACGTTTATTTTATTTATCGGCGCGAGTCTGGGGCCGATCTTTACGGCATTTTTCCTGAAATCCGACCCGTTTCTTGTCTTAAGTCTTGTGCTTTTCATCAGTGTCGTTCTGTCCTTTTTAATTAGCAGGAAGCCAAGTCCAGTTCAAGCGGGCAAACGGCTGGCTAAAAACTGAAAGTTGTTTAGTATAGTTTCAGAATCTTTTTCTGTAAGGAATGAAGGTATGAAAGCTTTTATGATGGTTAAAATTTTGTAAAATAAATTTTTGATAAAATATATTAAAAAAACAATTTTACGCTAGGTTTAGCAAATATTAATGAAATCTTAAATCATGACTGTGAATTTGCGGATTAAAACGATGATTTTTCGTTTTCCCGCATATTTTTTTGGAAATTTCGGAAAACCGCATCAATCTTTTCGCCTACCGTTCGGTATCCCGCATGAATCTTTTAACCTATTTTTCGGTGAAAAAAACAATATTTTCATTTAAAGTGAACTGTGTGCAGAAAATGAATTTATTTCAGTAAAAGCAGATAAAGGCAAACCTGCGGAAACGCAGGGACGCAAAGCCATGGCCTAAGGTGCGGACGATGCTAAGGTTGACAGGTTGCCGAATGAACAGGGAGCTTCCCCGTTTTAATTCGGGTAGGCTCTTTTCTTTTTATTCCCAATATAGTTTTATATTGGTATTGACAATTCTGTGACAGCACATTTGCCGTCTCGCCAAACGCCGCAAATCAGTATTGCGGTTCATCACGGAGACCGCCATAAATGACACTTGATAAAGGAGGAATAGGAAAGATGGAAAACACATACTACCCCCTGACACATGCCCAAAGGCGTATTTGGTACACAGAGAAGTTTTACCCAGGTACAAGCGTTTCCAATCTGAGCGGTTTTGGAAAGCTGAAATCTGAGTCGGGAATAGATACCGGTTTATTGGCTGAAGCCATTCGGCAGTTTGTCCGCACCAATGAAACGATGCGCTTCAGGCTGCATGATGATGAAGAGGATGAACCGAAACAATATATCACCGAATATGAACCATTTGAATTGGAGTACCTTGATGCCGCCAAAACAAACATGGCCGACATTTTAAAATGGGGACAAGCTGAAGCGCGCCGGCCCCTGCCCCTATATGACAGTCCGTTGTTCAAGTTTGCCGTCGTGCGCATCAGCCCTGTTGAAAGCTGGTTTTTTGTAAAGGTTCACCATCTGATTTCCGACGGCATTTCTATGACACTCCTAGGCAACCGCATCACCGACATCTATTTGAAGCTTGCGGGAGGGGAAACCGACCTCGAAGCTGTACAGCCGTCATTTACAGAACACATTCAAAGCGAATTGGAATACGAAGAATCGAAACGGTTCCAAAAAGATAAAGCGTATTGGAACGCTCAATACGAAGTCATTCCGGAGCCCGTATCTTTAAAGCAAAGCGATTCTTATCAAGTCCGTTTGGACGCGGCTCGTCTTTCTAAAGAGATTTCCCCAGACCTGTATCAAAAAATTCAAACGTATTGTCAAAACAACAACGTTAGTGTGCTCTCCTTGTTTCTATCAACCTTACACATTTATATGCATCGGGTGACCGGACAAAAAGATGTCGTTCTCGGCACTTTTATGGGAAACCGGACAAATGCAAAAGAAAAACAGATGCTTGGCATGTTCGTATCGACCATTCCGATGAAAGCCCGGCTTGATGTGCAACAGGACTTTACTGCATTTGTGCAGGAAAGGATGAAAGATCAGCTGAAAATCATCAGACATCAAAAGTATCCGTACAATCTCCTGATCAATGACCTGCGGGAAAGGCAGCCCCATTTAAATAAGCTGTTTTCCGTCTCTTTGGAGTATCAGGTCATGCAATGGCAGCAGAAAGAAACGGTATCGTTCTTATCTGAGCCGATTTTCAGCGGCAGTGAAGTTAACGATGTCTCCATTCATGTGAAAGAAAGATGGGACACGGGGACGCTTGCGGTCGACTTTGATTACAGAGAGGAACTGTTCAGCCGCGAAGAAATGGTCATGTTATACGAGCGGCTCATGACGCTTCTTAATGAAGCCCTCGCTGCACCAGACAAGAAAATTAGCGATCTGGAAATCATTCCTGCGCAGGAAAAACAGCAGCTGCTGCAGCGTGCTTCAGGTTCTTTGATCACGTATGACAAAGAGCTGACCCTTCATCGCTTATTCGAGCAAACAGCAGCTGAGACTCCTAAGAAGACGGCGCTTGTTTTTGAGGGGAAACAGCTTTCGTATCAGGAGTTGAATGAGATCGCCAACCGGCTGGCAAGGGCGCTTCGCAAAAGAGGTGTCGGTTCCGATGTGCCGGCAGCCGTTTTGATGAAGCGGTCAGAGCGGACGGTAGCGGCGATATTGGGGATTCTCAAGGCCGGAGGCGCTTATGTGCCGATTGATCCCGGTTTTCCAAATGAGCGGATTCAGTTTATGCTCAAGGATTCCGCTGCAAAAGTTGTGATCACCGATCAGGCATTTGCGGCTGAATCAGCTGAAACACTGCTCTTTTCCGAAGCGATCGCCGAAACGGAAGACTTCGGCAATCTGCCTTCATCATCCGGTGCTGATCATCTCGCATACATCATTTATACGTCTGGAACAACGGGCCGTCCAAAAGGCGTCATGATTGAGCACAGACAGGTTCATCATCTTGTTAAGGGGCTTCAGCAAGCTGTACATACATATGCACAGGCCGATTTGAATGTTGCGCTTTTGGCTCCGTTTCATTTTGATGCTTCCGTTCAGCAGATATTCACGTCTCTTCTGCTTGGCAAGTCTCTCTATATCGTACCGAAAAAGACCGTTTCCGACGGGCGTGCCTTAGCCGCTTATTTCCGCCGCCACCAGATTGATGTCACGGACTGTACACCGTCTCATTTGCAGCTTTTGATTGCTGCCGACGATCTCCGCGGAACAAGCCTGAAACATATCCTCGTCGGAGGTGAGGCATTATCAAGGGTGGCGACCGAAAAGCTGCTCCGTTTATTTGCGGAATCAGCCGAATCGATTCCCTTGATCACGAACGTCTACGGACCGACAGAAACCTGTGTTGATGCCTCGGCCTTCACAATTCCGCGGGATGGACAACTTCAGTACGAAAACGCCTATGTACCAATCGGCAGGCCGCTTGGGAACAACCGATTTTACATTTTGGATGATCACGGAGCGCTTCTGCCGGATGGTGCCGAGGGTGAATTGTATATTGCGGGAGATGGAGCCGGACGGGGGTATTTGAACCTCCCGGACATGACGGAGGAAAAATTCTCGGCCGATCCTTTCAATCCGGGAGGTGTCATGTATCGGACCGGTGATATTGTCAGATGGCTTCCTGACGGTACCGTCGATTTTATCGGCCGAAAGGATGATCAGGTGAAAGTCCGCGGCTACAGGATCGAACTCGGGGAGATTGAGTCCGTCTTACAAGGTGCGCCCGGTGTCGAAAAAGCAACTGTGCTTACGCGGCCGGGAACAGCCGGCGATCAAGAGGTTTGCGCATATATCGTTCCGAAAGATGACCGCGCCGCTTCGGTGTCTGAGTTAAGGGAGCATTTGGCGAAAAGGCTGCCTGATTATATGCTGCCTTCCTATTTCACCGAGCTTGAAGAAATGCCGCTGACGCCAAGCGGCAAGGTTGATCGCAAAGCATTGCTTCTGCATCAAGCGACGATTACAGGGGGTGCTGAGTATACGGCGCCGAGAAATGACAGGGAAGAAAAAATCGCGCACATTTGGCAGGATGTGCTCGGAGCGGAACGAGTCGGCATCTATGATCAGTTCTTTGAACTTGGCGGCCATTCGCTGAAAGCGATGGTGATGCTTTCAAGGCTCCGCAAAACATTCGGAGTTGAAGTGCCGCTTGAGGTCCTGTTTGAAAAACCGACTGTCGCCGCTCTTAGTCAATTTGTTTCTAAAGCGGAGCAAAAAGGGTTTACAGCCATTGAACCGGCGGCAGAATGCAGCGACTATCCTCTGTCGCTGGCGCAGCAGCGGATTTATATCGTCAGTCAGCTGGAAGGAGCGGGCATCGGCTACAATATGCCGGCGGCGGCTATGCTTGAAGGGCCGCTTGATCGAGAGCGTCTGGAACATGCTTTTCAAAAGCTGATTGAAAGACATGAAGCGCTCCGTACTTCATTTGTATCTGTCAATGGAGAACCGAGGCAGCGTATTCATGCAAAAGCTGAGCTGCACATCGAGGTGATCCAGAGCGGGGACAAGCCTTTAGAACAAACGATAAAATCGTTTGTACGCCGTTTTGATCTCGGGAAAGCGCCGCTTTTGAGAATCGGCCTCGTCCGCCTGGAAGAAAGCAGACACATGCTGCTGTTTGATATGCACCACCTGATTTCCGACGGGGTTTCGATTTCGATTATTTTACATGAGCTGGCCAAGTTGTATAAAGGGGAAGAACTGCCGGAGATGCGCCTGCACTACAAAGATTATGCCGTCTGGCAAAACAATCAGACCGATGGCGGCTATCAAAAAGAAGAAGAATATTGGCAAAACGTCTTCTCCGGGGAGCTCCCTGTCCTGCAGCTGTTGACGGATCAGCCTCGTCCGCCTGTGCAAAGCTTTGCAGGAGACAGGGTTTCCGCTGCCGTGCCAAAAGAGATCGAGGAAAAAATGGTCGGACTTGCTGATGAAAACGGCGCGACACTGTATATGGTCATGCTGGCCGCTTACAATACGCTTCTTGCGAAATACGCCGGACAGGAAGATGTGATTGTCGGGACGCCGGCTGCCGGCCGCAGCCACTCCGACTTGGAAGGGATCGTCGGAATGTTTGTCAATACGCTGGCGATCCGCTCGAAAGTCGATCGTGAAAAAACGTTTGCTGAATTTCTACATGATGTGCGGCACACGGTCTTGAACGCGTTTCAACATCAGGATTATCCGTTTGAATGGCTCGTCGAAAAGCTCAATGTTCCGCGTGATTTAAGCCGTCATCCTCTCTTTGATACGATGTTTATTTTGCAAAATGCAATGGAGGACATTCCGCTGCTCGGCGATTTGCGTCTGTCCATTCAGGAAACGAATTTCAACATCGCCAAATTTGATTTGACCCTGCAGGCAAAGAAAGAACACGGTGAATTGATTCTCGATTTGGATTACAGTACAAAACTGTTTAAAAAAGATACGGCCGAGAGAATACTGAAAGCTTACTTGAACCTGCTTGAAGAAATGACGGCAGATCCGCATCGGAAAATAGGGGAATACAGCTTGTTGACAGAGGAAGAAGCGAAGCGGCAGCTCGTCGCCTTCAATCCAGGTCAAAGCGCTTATCCGCATGGGCAAACGATCGTGCAACAATTTGAGGAACAAGCAGCCGAATCAGGTGAGCGCCCTGCCCTTCAATTTGAAGGTGCGGTATTGACGTACCGTGAACTCAATGAGAAAGCGAATCAGTTGGCAAGACGTCTTCGCGAAAGAGGGGTGCAAACAGGAACGACAGCCGCCATTCTTACCGCCAGGTCGTCGGAAATGGTCGTCGGAATCCTTGCCGTGTTAAAAGCCGGGGCCGCTTATGTGCCGGTTGATCCCGATCATCCAGAGCAGCGCATCCACCACTTCTTCCGCGACAGCGGAGCAGCGGTTTTGTTAACGCAAACGGCGTTGAGACCGCTTGCTGAAGCGGCGGACTTTGCGGGCGAGATGTTCTTCCTTGATGAAGCCCATCTATATCAAGGAGAATCGGCCAACTTGAATGTTCCGATTTCTCCGGAAGCTTTAGCCAATCTGACATACACATCAGGAACGACCGGAATGCCGAAAGGCAACATGGTGACACACCGAAATATTTTGCGGACTGTGAAAAACCCGAACTATTTGGAAATCGTTGATACAGACATTGTACTTTCCATTTCCAATTATGTTTTTGACGCCTTCATGTTTGATATGTTCGGTTCCCTGCTGAACGGCGCCAAACTGGTGGTTGCCCCGAAGGAGACAATCCTTGATATGGGCCGGCTTGCCGCCATGCTTGAAAACGAAAAAGTCTCCGTTTTGATGATCACAACGGCATTGTTCAACATGCTTGTCGATATGCGGCCGGACAGTATGAAGACATTGCGCAGGGTGCTGTTCGGCGGTGAGCGCGCATCCGTCGATCATGTCAGAAGAGCGCTCAAGACTGTTGGAAAGGGCCGGCTTCTTCATATGTACGGGCCATCAGAGAGTTCTGTTTTTACCACTTATCATCCCGTCAATGATGTCGGCGCTGATGCGCAGTCGATTCCGATCGGAAAGCCGGTCAGCAATACAGAGGTGCTGATCCTTGATCCTGCTGGAAAGGTTCAGCCTGCAGGTGTTGCCGGTGAACTGTGCGTCGGAGGAGACGGGCTTGTCCGCGGCTATTTCAACCGTCCGGAACTGACGGCGGAGAAATTCACAGCACATCC is a window encoding:
- a CDS encoding non-ribosomal peptide synthetase, producing the protein MENTYYPLTHAQRRIWYTEKFYPGTSVSNLSGFGKLKSESGIDTGLLAEAIRQFVRTNETMRFRLHDDEEDEPKQYITEYEPFELEYLDAAKTNMADILKWGQAEARRPLPLYDSPLFKFAVVRISPVESWFFVKVHHLISDGISMTLLGNRITDIYLKLAGGETDLEAVQPSFTEHIQSELEYEESKRFQKDKAYWNAQYEVIPEPVSLKQSDSYQVRLDAARLSKEISPDLYQKIQTYCQNNNVSVLSLFLSTLHIYMHRVTGQKDVVLGTFMGNRTNAKEKQMLGMFVSTIPMKARLDVQQDFTAFVQERMKDQLKIIRHQKYPYNLLINDLRERQPHLNKLFSVSLEYQVMQWQQKETVSFLSEPIFSGSEVNDVSIHVKERWDTGTLAVDFDYREELFSREEMVMLYERLMTLLNEALAAPDKKISDLEIIPAQEKQQLLQRASGSLITYDKELTLHRLFEQTAAETPKKTALVFEGKQLSYQELNEIANRLARALRKRGVGSDVPAAVLMKRSERTVAAILGILKAGGAYVPIDPGFPNERIQFMLKDSAAKVVITDQAFAAESAETLLFSEAIAETEDFGNLPSSSGADHLAYIIYTSGTTGRPKGVMIEHRQVHHLVKGLQQAVHTYAQADLNVALLAPFHFDASVQQIFTSLLLGKSLYIVPKKTVSDGRALAAYFRRHQIDVTDCTPSHLQLLIAADDLRGTSLKHILVGGEALSRVATEKLLRLFAESAESIPLITNVYGPTETCVDASAFTIPRDGQLQYENAYVPIGRPLGNNRFYILDDHGALLPDGAEGELYIAGDGAGRGYLNLPDMTEEKFSADPFNPGGVMYRTGDIVRWLPDGTVDFIGRKDDQVKVRGYRIELGEIESVLQGAPGVEKATVLTRPGTAGDQEVCAYIVPKDDRAASVSELREHLAKRLPDYMLPSYFTELEEMPLTPSGKVDRKALLLHQATITGGAEYTAPRNDREEKIAHIWQDVLGAERVGIYDQFFELGGHSLKAMVMLSRLRKTFGVEVPLEVLFEKPTVAALSQFVSKAEQKGFTAIEPAAECSDYPLSLAQQRIYIVSQLEGAGIGYNMPAAAMLEGPLDRERLEHAFQKLIERHEALRTSFVSVNGEPRQRIHAKAELHIEVIQSGDKPLEQTIKSFVRRFDLGKAPLLRIGLVRLEESRHMLLFDMHHLISDGVSISIILHELAKLYKGEELPEMRLHYKDYAVWQNNQTDGGYQKEEEYWQNVFSGELPVLQLLTDQPRPPVQSFAGDRVSAAVPKEIEEKMVGLADENGATLYMVMLAAYNTLLAKYAGQEDVIVGTPAAGRSHSDLEGIVGMFVNTLAIRSKVDREKTFAEFLHDVRHTVLNAFQHQDYPFEWLVEKLNVPRDLSRHPLFDTMFILQNAMEDIPLLGDLRLSIQETNFNIAKFDLTLQAKKEHGELILDLDYSTKLFKKDTAERILKAYLNLLEEMTADPHRKIGEYSLLTEEEAKRQLVAFNPGQSAYPHGQTIVQQFEEQAAESGERPALQFEGAVLTYRELNEKANQLARRLRERGVQTGTTAAILTARSSEMVVGILAVLKAGAAYVPVDPDHPEQRIHHFFRDSGAAVLLTQTALRPLAEAADFAGEMFFLDEAHLYQGESANLNVPISPEALANLTYTSGTTGMPKGNMVTHRNILRTVKNPNYLEIVDTDIVLSISNYVFDAFMFDMFGSLLNGAKLVVAPKETILDMGRLAAMLENEKVSVLMITTALFNMLVDMRPDSMKTLRRVLFGGERASVDHVRRALKTVGKGRLLHMYGPSESSVFTTYHPVNDVGADAQSIPIGKPVSNTEVLILDPAGKVQPAGVAGELCVGGDGLVRGYFNRPELTAEKFTAHPFQKDRNIYRTGDMARWLADGSLEFIGRMDHQVKIRGQRIELGEIEHQLLTHDMIQEAAVLAVAADSGDQMICAYIVADRQLSSRELREHAAAGLPGYMIPSVFIQLEELPLTGNGKVDRRALPAPDAAQSVQREYTAPRNDTEARLAELWQEALGISPVGVHDNFFELGGHSLAGMKLMARVQRELDVDLQLKDLFKSPTIESLAKAAADAKEKAVIYIEAAQEQEAYPVSSAQKRLYVLQQLEGAEKTYNMPSVLKLEGKLDLARLEAAVKNLIKRHEAFRTSFEIRDGEPVQRIWKDAEFAIDVIDADERETDQLIEAFIQPFDLTKAPLFRMSILRLAEEKHLLLTDMHHIISDGASVGILIDEMTKLYAGETLEPLKIQYKDYTVWQQKRLQTEHNKQEAYWLKKLGGELPVLTLPTDFSRPAVQTFEGERLTFELKPELVRALKDLAQQTETTLNTVLLASYSVFLAKLSGQSEIVVGSPVAGRPYADVDNVIGMFVNTLAMRTHPKGEKTFAAFLKEVKETALEAYEHQDYPFEELIEKLNIQRDMSRNPLFDAVFSMQNADVKDLSMEGITLQPYELDQQAAKFDLTLTAAEEEDIVRLEMVYNTALFQHESVKRWCEYWLHLLEAAAHHSDVRLSELSLLDETEKRRLVAAWNDTALDVPTDKTIDELFEAQVRRTPDRGAVVYNGRKWTYRELNARANRLARLLIEKGAQPEQRIGIMVKPSLEMAVGVLAILKAGAAYVPIDPDYPVQRIGYVLEDSGAELLLTQTDLAAPEGFSGESIQLDLMLKGELTKEDERNLQSAVKPGNLAYLIYTSGTTGQPKGVMVEHHSLVNLCYWHNDAFKVTEEDKSAKYAGFGFDASVWEMFPYWLAGSELHIIDEAIRMDIVRLNQYFEEHGITITFLPTQLCEQFMELDNRSLRVLLTGGDKLKQIEKRSYTLVNNYGPTENTVVATSGPIDPDEGMLSIGKPIANTRAYVLGENNEVQPVGVAGELCVAGRGLARGYLNKPEETAQRFTEDPFVPGERMYRTGDLVKWLSDGRLEYIGRIDQQVKIRGFRIELSEIEVQLARFPEVREAVVQDIEDAYGNKALCGYVVADEQLDTESLARKLAQTLPDYMVPAYWMQLDELPVTANGKVDRRALPQPDVEAQTADYKAPRTETEQLLADIWQEVLGIERIGLTDNFFTLGGDSIKGIQMASRLQQHGLKLEMKDLFQHPTIGEISTYVQSADDQPIDQGPVEGEIILTPIQRWFFEREFTNAHHWNQSVMLHARSGFDPGIAGRVLSKLMEHHDALRIVYQQGEAIVQYNRGLEESVIHPEVLHLNESGAELEAAILRESNRIQSSINLSEGPLLKAAIFKTDQGDHLLIVIHHLVVDGISWRILLEDFASGYLQAAKGEAIVLPEKSHSFAEYAVRLKEYAASKAFAKEIGYWQEIEGKAAIPLPKDHESNDRRMCHTKTAEFTLCKEETEQLLTKVHEAYNTEMNDILLAALGFAMKEWTGGNEFLINLEGHGREDIIAGLNISRTVGWFTSQFPALIQMNDADDIGYQMKRIKEDLRHIPNKGIGYGIYRYLTEAGQQAKPFKPEISFNYLGQFTEMSESGLFSRSSMPSGEPLSPDTEKPNVLDIVGYIEDGVLTMSIAYSSLEFEESTIASVADSFKAHLLKVMNHCLSQDEGEITPSDLGDDDLTLEELDKLMEIF
- a CDS encoding MFS transporter — encoded protein: MNKRNYGMMTFVLFWTGFAVMCSLYVTIPLTPVFMREFGLSADDAAWTGSIFSIFFALGCLVYGPVSDRFGRKQVIVAGLVFLTVFTVLIGFADSLPAIILFRALQGAAAASFSPVALAYAGEMFPQEKRGTAIGFISTGFLLAGIGGQVIASFISEVWNWNAVFWLMSAVYLLTMWFNMLLLPKGDVKQKSGHMFSSFSRMGDVLHSRSLLIGYVVTITVLFTFVGMYSALGFVLTHSPYALSSGQILFVRSAGILGMACSPIAGRLISKHGSLSVLRTGLIIAAAGLLLMSVSGGLTVLVVMSVVFVLGIAIAVPSLISLIGQLGGEMRGLAVSLYTFILFIGASLGPIFTAFFLKSDPFLVLSLVLFISVVLSFLISRKPSPVQAGKRLAKN
- a CDS encoding TrmB family transcriptional regulator, coding for MIEELKQLGLSELEARCYITLHEQSGMTGYEVAKRVSTSRSNVYAALRGLVDKGICRVTKGETDRYDAVPIQQVVTYLQAEFAKTSSILIKQLNTPPEPAPSFYHWEGDKRLNTAIKRLIANAKKTLVVDIWAENLHRIEDELLAAEQRGVTVILISLGECETELQNVFIHKRKDIERSWPRYGAKKVSVLADSKEAIVGSLDGQMKPSAIETNHPSVIELLKNAFFDDLVMMHIENDFGAEITGKYGKDFQSLIDYYAKEKGWDI